Proteins from a single region of Streptomyces glaucescens:
- the treS gene encoding maltose alpha-D-glucosyltransferase has protein sequence MIVNEPVPDTFEDTPAQDRDPEWFKRAVFYEVLVRSFQDSNGDGVGDLKGLTAKLDYLQWLGVDCLWLPPFFKSPLRDGGYDVSDYTAVLPEFGDLADFVEFVDAAHQRGMRVIIDFVMNHTSDQHPWFQESRKDPDGPYGDYYMWADDDKQYQDARIIFVDTEVSNWTFDPVRKQYFFHRFFSHQPDLNYENPAVQEEMISALRFWLDLGIDGFRLDAVPYLYAEEGTNCENLPATHEFLKRVRKEIDAHYPDTVLLAEANQWPEDVVDYFGDYASGGDECHMAFHFPVMPRIFMAVRRESRYPVSEILAKTPAIPSHCQWGIFLRNHDELTLEMVTDEERDYMYAEYAKDPRMRANIGIRRRLAPLLDNDRNQIELFTALLLSLPGSPILYYGDEIGMGDNIWLGDRDAVRTPMQWTPDRNAGFSTCDPGRLYLPTIMDPVYGYQVTNVEASMASPSSLLHWTRRMIEIRKQNPAFGLGSYTELQSSNPAVLAFLREHGDDLVLCVHNFSRFPQPTELDLREFAGRHPVELIGGVRFPAIGELPYLLTLAGHGFYWFRLRKDTL, from the coding sequence ATGATCGTCAACGAGCCCGTCCCGGACACCTTCGAGGACACACCCGCCCAGGACCGTGACCCGGAGTGGTTCAAGCGTGCCGTCTTCTACGAGGTCCTCGTCCGTTCCTTCCAGGACAGCAACGGGGACGGCGTCGGCGACCTCAAGGGCCTGACCGCCAAACTCGACTACCTGCAGTGGCTCGGCGTCGACTGCCTCTGGCTGCCGCCGTTCTTCAAGTCGCCCCTGCGCGACGGCGGTTACGACGTCTCCGACTACACGGCGGTGCTGCCGGAGTTCGGCGACCTCGCCGACTTCGTGGAGTTCGTCGACGCCGCCCACCAGCGGGGCATGCGGGTCATCATCGACTTCGTCATGAACCACACCAGCGACCAGCACCCGTGGTTCCAGGAGTCCCGCAAGGACCCCGACGGCCCCTACGGCGACTACTACATGTGGGCCGACGACGACAAGCAGTACCAGGACGCCCGGATCATCTTCGTCGACACCGAGGTCTCCAACTGGACCTTCGACCCGGTGCGCAAGCAGTACTTCTTCCACCGGTTCTTCTCCCACCAGCCCGACCTCAACTACGAGAACCCGGCGGTGCAGGAGGAGATGATCTCCGCGCTGCGGTTCTGGCTCGACCTCGGCATCGACGGCTTCCGGCTGGACGCCGTGCCCTACCTGTACGCCGAGGAGGGCACCAACTGCGAGAACCTCCCGGCGACCCACGAGTTCCTGAAGCGGGTGCGCAAGGAGATCGACGCCCACTACCCGGACACGGTCCTCCTGGCGGAGGCGAACCAGTGGCCGGAGGACGTGGTCGACTACTTCGGCGACTACGCCAGCGGCGGCGACGAGTGCCACATGGCCTTCCACTTCCCGGTGATGCCCCGCATCTTCATGGCCGTGCGGCGCGAGTCCCGCTACCCGGTCTCGGAGATCCTGGCCAAGACCCCGGCCATCCCCTCCCACTGCCAGTGGGGCATCTTCCTGCGCAACCACGACGAGCTGACCCTGGAGATGGTCACCGACGAAGAGCGCGACTACATGTACGCGGAGTACGCCAAGGACCCGCGCATGCGCGCCAACATCGGCATCCGCCGCCGGCTCGCCCCCCTGCTCGACAACGACCGCAACCAGATCGAGCTGTTCACGGCCCTGCTGCTGTCGCTGCCGGGCTCGCCGATCCTCTACTACGGCGACGAGATCGGCATGGGCGACAACATCTGGCTCGGCGACCGGGACGCCGTACGCACCCCCATGCAGTGGACACCCGACCGCAACGCGGGCTTCTCCACCTGCGACCCCGGCCGCCTCTACCTGCCCACGATCATGGACCCGGTCTACGGCTACCAGGTGACCAACGTCGAGGCGTCCATGGCCTCCCCCTCCTCCCTGCTGCACTGGACCCGGCGGATGATCGAGATCCGCAAGCAGAACCCCGCCTTCGGACTCGGCTCCTACACCGAACTTCAGTCCTCCAACCCGGCGGTGCTCGCGTTCCTGCGGGAGCACGGCGACGACCTCGTGCTGTGTGTGCACAACTTCTCCCGCTTCCCGCAGCCCACCGAGCTGGACCTGCGCGAGTTCGCCGGCCGCCACCCGGTCGAGCTGATCGGCGGGGTGCGCTTCCCCGCCATCGGCGAACTGCCGTACCTGCTGACCCTGGCGGGCCACGGCTTCTACTGGTTCCGGCTCCGCAAGGACACCCTCTAG
- a CDS encoding HelD family protein: MRQEQEFIDELYARVDILRGEAESSVTDALSQGDKPMQARLERDILVAERSGLLAALNAVDGSLCFGRIDLASGVRHHIGRIGLRADDAERTPILIDWRADVARPFYLATGHTPMGLRRRRHISTEGRTVTALHDEFLDVGDRERTGHEDPSGDAVLLAALNSARTGRMTDIVQTIQAEQDEIIRAPHRGVLVVEGGPGTGKTAVALHRAAYLLYEHRELLAKRAVLIVGPNPAFLGYIGEVLPSLGETGVLLATVGELYPGVRATATDSPEAAAVKGRAEMADVLAAVVRDRQALPDPVIAIEHDREVLMLDDGLVSVARERTRATRLPHNAAREHFEGHILNTLTELYAERIGTDPYDGSSLLDPADITQIRDDLAENPEVWSAIDRLWPVLTPQRLVADFLAGPEGYLPDEDAAAIRRPVTRAWTVADVPLLDEAAELLGEDDRAARARAERERETQIAYAQGVLDVSFASRTYEFEDKEEDDPEASEVLSAHDIIDAERFAERHEEDDHRSAAERAAADRTWAFGHIIVDEAQELSPMAWRLLMRRSPTRSMTLVGDPAQTAEAAGVGSWEKILQPYVEDRWEHTRLGVNYRTPAEIMDLAAAVVRAGNPDFAPPSSVRSTGVRPWVRATDDLPGAVGRAVAELTPAEGRLAVIAPRDLHRSLAARLDGVTAGAEPDLTRTVVLLDPRQAKGLEFDSVLVVEPARYGTSDLYVALTRATQRLGILHTGELPDGLRQAAATP, encoded by the coding sequence ATGCGTCAGGAGCAGGAATTCATCGACGAGCTCTACGCGCGCGTCGACATCCTCCGCGGCGAGGCCGAGTCCTCCGTGACGGACGCTCTCTCCCAGGGCGACAAGCCGATGCAGGCCCGGCTGGAGCGGGACATCCTGGTCGCCGAGCGGTCCGGGCTGCTCGCCGCGCTGAACGCGGTGGACGGCTCCCTCTGCTTCGGCCGCATCGACCTGGCCTCCGGCGTACGCCACCACATCGGCCGGATCGGGCTGCGGGCCGACGACGCCGAGCGCACACCGATCCTCATCGACTGGCGCGCGGACGTCGCCCGGCCCTTCTACCTGGCCACCGGCCACACCCCGATGGGCCTGCGCCGCCGCCGGCACATCTCCACCGAGGGACGGACGGTCACCGCCCTGCACGACGAGTTCCTCGACGTCGGCGACCGGGAACGGACCGGCCACGAGGACCCCAGTGGCGACGCCGTGCTGCTCGCCGCGCTGAACTCCGCGCGCACCGGCCGGATGACCGACATCGTGCAGACCATCCAGGCCGAGCAGGACGAGATCATCCGGGCCCCGCACCGCGGAGTGCTCGTGGTGGAGGGCGGCCCGGGCACCGGCAAGACGGCCGTCGCCCTGCACCGCGCCGCCTACCTCCTCTACGAGCACCGGGAGCTGCTCGCCAAGCGCGCCGTGCTGATCGTCGGCCCCAACCCGGCCTTTCTCGGCTACATCGGCGAGGTGCTGCCCTCCCTCGGCGAGACCGGTGTGCTGCTGGCGACCGTGGGCGAGCTGTACCCGGGGGTGAGGGCCACGGCCACCGACTCCCCGGAGGCCGCCGCGGTCAAGGGCCGCGCCGAGATGGCCGACGTGCTCGCCGCCGTCGTACGCGACCGGCAGGCACTGCCCGACCCGGTCATCGCGATCGAACACGACCGCGAGGTCCTGATGCTGGACGACGGACTGGTCAGCGTGGCCCGGGAGCGCACCCGGGCCACCAGGCTGCCGCACAACGCGGCCCGCGAGCACTTCGAGGGGCACATCCTCAACACCCTCACCGAGCTGTACGCCGAGCGCATCGGCACGGACCCCTACGACGGCTCCAGCCTGCTGGACCCCGCCGACATCACCCAGATCCGCGACGACCTCGCCGAGAACCCCGAGGTGTGGTCCGCGATCGACCGGCTGTGGCCGGTGCTCACCCCGCAGCGGCTGGTCGCCGACTTCCTCGCCGGCCCCGAGGGATACCTCCCCGACGAGGACGCCGCCGCGATCCGCCGCCCGGTCACCCGGGCCTGGACGGTCGCGGACGTGCCGCTGCTGGACGAGGCGGCGGAGCTGCTGGGCGAGGACGACCGGGCCGCGCGGGCGCGCGCCGAGCGGGAGCGCGAGACGCAGATCGCGTACGCGCAGGGCGTACTCGACGTGTCGTTCGCCTCGCGGACGTACGAGTTCGAGGACAAGGAGGAGGACGACCCGGAGGCCTCCGAGGTGCTGTCCGCGCACGACATCATCGACGCCGAGCGGTTCGCCGAGCGGCACGAGGAGGACGACCACCGCAGCGCCGCCGAGCGCGCCGCCGCCGACCGGACCTGGGCGTTCGGCCACATCATCGTCGACGAGGCGCAGGAGCTGTCGCCGATGGCGTGGCGGCTGCTGATGCGGCGCAGCCCGACCCGCTCGATGACGCTGGTCGGCGACCCGGCGCAGACCGCGGAGGCGGCCGGTGTCGGCTCCTGGGAGAAGATCCTCCAGCCGTACGTCGAGGACCGCTGGGAGCACACCAGGCTCGGCGTCAACTACCGCACCCCCGCCGAGATCATGGACCTGGCGGCCGCCGTCGTCCGCGCCGGGAACCCGGACTTCGCACCGCCGAGTTCGGTGCGGTCGACGGGCGTACGGCCCTGGGTGCGGGCCACCGACGACCTGCCCGGCGCGGTCGGGCGGGCCGTCGCCGAACTCACCCCGGCGGAGGGCCGGCTCGCCGTCATCGCCCCGCGCGACCTGCACCGGAGCCTGGCCGCCCGCCTGGACGGGGTGACGGCCGGCGCCGAACCCGACCTGACGCGGACCGTCGTCCTGCTCGACCCGCGCCAGGCCAAGGGCCTGGAGTTCGACTCCGTCCTGGTCGTCGAACCCGCCCGGTACGGCACCAGCGACCTCTACGTCGCCCTCACCCGCGCCACCCAGCGCCTCGGCATCCTGCACACCGGGGAGCTCCCGGACGGGCTCAGGCAGGCCGCAGCCACACCGTAG
- a CDS encoding alpha-1,4-glucan--maltose-1-phosphate maltosyltransferase, whose product MPATHHSPVTPTTSSTGSPPVRPADSGPPAPEPPSAGVVTAVGRIPVLDVRPVVQHGRRPAKAVTGERFEISATVFREGHDAVAANVVLRDPEGRPGPWTPMRELAPGTDRWGATVTAGTPGHWTFTVEAWADPVTTWRHHAGIKIPAGIDTGLVLEEGARLYERAADGMPDREREPVLAAAGALRDESRTSAVRLAAALTPEVEEALARYPLRELVTASDPMPLLVERERALFGSWYEFFPRSEGTREVPHGTFRTAARRLPAIARMGFDVVYLPPVHPIGTTFRKGPNNTLSAGPRDVGVPWAIGSPEGGHDAVHPELGTIEDFDRFVEEARGHGLEIALDFALQCSPDHPWVHKHPEWFHHRPDGSIAHAENPPKKYQDIYPIAFDRDMDGLVAETVRILRFWMGHGVRIFRVDNPHTKPVVFWERVIAEVNRTDPDVIFLAEAFTRPAMMHTLAQIGFQQSYTYFTWRNTKQELTEYLTELSGEAASYMRPNFFVNTPDILHAYLQHGGRPAFEVRAVLAATLSPAWGVYSGYELCENTPLREGSEEYLDSEKYQLRPRDWETAEREGRTITPLITRLNDIRRRSPALRQLRDLHFHHADKEEVIAYSKRHGSNTVLVVANLDPHHTQEATVSLDMPQLGLDWHESVPVRDELTGETYHWGRANYVRLEPGIRPAHVLTVLRPSNPQTGGSPTP is encoded by the coding sequence ATGCCCGCCACGCACCACTCGCCAGTGACCCCGACCACCAGCAGCACCGGCTCGCCCCCGGTGCGCCCGGCCGACAGCGGTCCACCGGCCCCGGAGCCACCCTCCGCGGGTGTGGTGACCGCCGTCGGGCGCATACCGGTTCTCGACGTCCGCCCGGTCGTCCAGCACGGCCGGCGGCCCGCCAAGGCGGTGACCGGGGAGCGCTTCGAGATCTCGGCCACCGTGTTCCGCGAGGGCCATGACGCGGTAGCCGCCAATGTCGTGCTGCGCGACCCCGAGGGCCGGCCCGGCCCATGGACTCCGATGCGTGAACTGGCCCCCGGCACCGACCGCTGGGGCGCCACCGTCACCGCGGGAACGCCCGGCCACTGGACCTTCACGGTCGAGGCCTGGGCCGACCCCGTCACCACCTGGCGCCACCACGCCGGCATCAAGATCCCGGCCGGGATCGACACCGGTCTCGTACTGGAGGAGGGCGCCCGGCTGTACGAGCGGGCGGCCGACGGCATGCCCGACCGGGAGCGGGAGCCGGTGCTGGCCGCGGCCGGAGCGCTGCGGGACGAGTCCCGCACGTCCGCCGTCCGGCTGGCGGCGGCGCTGACGCCGGAGGTGGAGGAGGCTCTCGCCCGGTATCCGCTGCGGGAACTGGTCACCGCCTCGGACCCGATGCCGCTGCTGGTGGAGCGGGAGCGGGCGTTGTTCGGGTCGTGGTACGAGTTCTTCCCGCGGTCGGAGGGCACGCGGGAGGTTCCGCACGGCACGTTCCGCACGGCCGCGCGGCGGCTGCCGGCGATCGCGCGGATGGGTTTCGACGTGGTCTACCTGCCGCCGGTCCATCCCATCGGCACGACCTTCCGCAAGGGCCCGAACAACACGCTGTCCGCCGGCCCGCGGGATGTGGGGGTGCCCTGGGCGATCGGCTCGCCCGAGGGCGGCCACGACGCCGTCCACCCCGAGCTGGGCACGATCGAGGACTTCGACCGGTTCGTGGAGGAGGCCCGCGGCCACGGCCTGGAGATCGCCCTGGACTTCGCCCTGCAGTGCTCGCCGGACCACCCTTGGGTGCACAAGCACCCGGAGTGGTTCCACCACCGCCCCGACGGGTCCATCGCCCACGCGGAGAACCCGCCGAAGAAGTACCAGGACATCTACCCGATCGCCTTCGACCGGGACATGGACGGCCTGGTCGCCGAGACCGTGCGCATCCTCAGGTTCTGGATGGGCCACGGAGTGCGGATCTTCCGCGTCGACAACCCGCACACCAAGCCCGTCGTGTTCTGGGAACGGGTCATCGCCGAGGTCAACCGCACCGACCCGGACGTGATCTTCCTGGCCGAGGCGTTCACCCGCCCGGCGATGATGCACACCCTGGCCCAGATCGGCTTCCAGCAGTCGTACACGTACTTCACCTGGCGCAACACCAAGCAGGAGCTGACGGAGTACCTGACCGAGCTGTCGGGCGAGGCCGCGAGCTACATGCGGCCCAACTTCTTCGTCAACACCCCCGACATCCTGCACGCCTACCTCCAGCACGGCGGCCGCCCGGCCTTCGAGGTCCGCGCCGTCCTCGCCGCCACCCTCTCCCCCGCCTGGGGCGTCTACTCCGGCTACGAACTGTGCGAGAACACCCCGCTGCGCGAGGGCAGCGAGGAGTACCTCGACTCGGAGAAGTACCAGCTGCGGCCCCGCGACTGGGAAACCGCCGAACGCGAGGGACGCACCATCACCCCCCTCATCACCCGCCTCAACGACATCCGCCGGCGCAGTCCGGCCCTGCGGCAGCTGCGCGACCTGCACTTCCACCACGCGGACAAGGAGGAGGTGATCGCGTACTCGAAGCGGCACGGTTCGAACACGGTTCTGGTGGTCGCCAACCTCGACCCTCACCACACCCAGGAGGCCACGGTCTCGTTGGACATGCCGCAACTCGGCCTGGACTGGCACGAGTCGGTGCCGGTGCGCGACGAGCTCACCGGCGAGACCTACCACTGGGGCAGGGCCAACTACGTGCGCCTGGAACCCGGCATCCGGCCGGCGCACGTGCTCACCGTCCTGCGACCGTCCAACCCGCAGACCGGAGGGTCACCCACACCATGA
- the trxA gene encoding thioredoxin — translation MIRAAGVAEVTDADFATEVIGAELPVLVEFTADWCPPCRQMGPVLSAVAAQEADRLKVVQLDVDTNPDTTNAYKVLSMPTFMVFRDGEPVKSMVGARPKRRLLEEISEVL, via the coding sequence GTGATCAGAGCGGCTGGAGTGGCCGAGGTGACGGACGCGGACTTCGCCACCGAGGTGATCGGGGCGGAGCTGCCGGTGCTGGTGGAGTTCACCGCCGACTGGTGCCCGCCGTGCCGGCAGATGGGGCCGGTGCTCAGCGCGGTGGCCGCGCAGGAGGCGGACCGGCTGAAGGTGGTGCAGCTGGACGTGGACACCAACCCGGACACCACCAACGCGTACAAGGTGCTGTCCATGCCGACCTTCATGGTCTTCCGGGACGGCGAGCCGGTGAAGTCGATGGTGGGGGCGCGGCCGAAGCGGCGGCTGCTGGAGGAGATCTCCGAAGTGCTCTGA
- the glgB gene encoding 1,4-alpha-glucan branching enzyme encodes MTPRTPSSGPDPKQTAEDRSAQDRSAQETAAKQTVPRQAGAKKAAAAKKAAKTPAQKAVAKKAVAKKAVAETAAKKAVAKKAAARQAAAETAIVKKAVAKKAAGRRTAAGAPAAEAVAAAVPAPPVVLDAADRERLLSGTHHDPHSVLGAHAVPGGVAFRAFRPYARSVTVVCGEVRARLRDDGQGFFSALLPLQAVPDGYRLLVAYGETVVETEDAYRFLPTLGELDLHLIGEGRHEELWRALGAEPTTHQGVTGTRFAVWAPNARGVRLAGTFNHWDGAAYPMRSLGGSGVWELFVPGIGEGELYKFEITRPDGSRTLRADPMARRTETPPNTSSVVHASHHEWGDAEWLARRAERPAHEAPFSVYEVHLPSWRPGLTYRELAEQLPAYVKDLGFTHVELMPVAEHPFGGSWGYQVTGFYAPTARLGTPDDFKYLVDRLHQAGIGVLMDWVPAHFPRDDWALAEFDGRPLYEPADPRRAAHPDWGTLEFDFGRREVRNFLVANAVYWCEEFHIDGLRVDAVASMLYLDYSREPGQWVPNEHGGRENLDAVAFLQEMNATVYRRVPGVVTIAEESTAWDGVTRATHHKGPSGFGGLGFGLKWNMGWMHDSLRYMTKEPVHRKYHHHDMTFSMVYAYSENYVLPISHDEVVHGKRSLVSKMPGDWWQQRANHRAYLGFMWAHPGKQLLFMGQEFAQGAEWSEAHGPDWWLLDPAYGAAADHRGVRDLVRDLNAVYRATPALWERDIHPDGFQWIVGDAAEDNVLAFLRLDAEGAPLLSVSNFSPVVRHDYRLGVPDDIPAWHEVVNTDAARYGGSDVTRPDPVKPEAQGWHGRPASIRLTLPPLATVWLRPA; translated from the coding sequence GTGACTCCCCGCACCCCGTCCAGCGGTCCGGACCCGAAGCAGACGGCCGAGGACCGCTCCGCCCAGGACCGCTCCGCGCAGGAGACGGCGGCGAAACAGACGGTCCCGCGCCAGGCCGGCGCGAAGAAGGCGGCCGCCGCGAAGAAGGCCGCGAAGACCCCGGCCCAGAAGGCCGTGGCGAAGAAGGCGGTCGCGAAGAAGGCGGTCGCCGAGACGGCGGCGAAGAAGGCCGTCGCGAAGAAGGCCGCGGCCCGGCAGGCCGCCGCGGAGACGGCGATCGTGAAGAAGGCCGTGGCGAAGAAGGCGGCCGGCCGGCGGACCGCGGCCGGGGCGCCCGCCGCCGAGGCCGTCGCCGCGGCGGTTCCCGCACCGCCCGTCGTCCTCGACGCCGCCGACCGGGAGCGGCTGCTGTCCGGCACCCATCACGACCCGCACTCCGTGCTCGGCGCGCACGCGGTGCCCGGCGGGGTCGCCTTCCGGGCGTTCCGGCCGTACGCCCGGTCGGTCACCGTCGTCTGCGGCGAGGTGCGGGCCCGGCTGCGCGACGACGGGCAGGGCTTCTTCTCCGCGCTGCTCCCCCTCCAGGCCGTGCCCGACGGGTACCGGCTGCTGGTGGCGTACGGGGAGACGGTGGTCGAGACGGAGGACGCGTACCGCTTCCTGCCCACCCTCGGCGAACTGGACCTGCACCTGATCGGCGAGGGCCGGCACGAGGAGCTGTGGCGGGCCCTGGGCGCCGAACCGACGACCCACCAGGGGGTGACGGGCACCCGCTTCGCGGTCTGGGCGCCGAACGCCCGCGGGGTGCGGCTGGCCGGCACCTTCAACCACTGGGACGGCGCCGCGTACCCGATGCGGTCGCTGGGCGGCTCCGGGGTGTGGGAGCTGTTCGTGCCCGGGATCGGCGAGGGCGAGCTGTACAAGTTCGAGATCACCCGGCCGGACGGTTCGCGGACGCTGCGCGCGGACCCGATGGCCCGCCGCACCGAGACCCCGCCGAACACCTCGTCGGTCGTCCACGCCTCGCACCACGAGTGGGGCGACGCGGAGTGGCTGGCCCGCCGTGCGGAGCGGCCCGCGCACGAGGCGCCGTTCTCGGTCTACGAGGTGCACCTGCCGTCCTGGCGGCCCGGACTGACCTACCGCGAGCTGGCGGAACAGCTCCCGGCCTACGTGAAGGACCTCGGTTTCACCCATGTGGAGCTGATGCCGGTCGCCGAGCACCCCTTCGGCGGCTCGTGGGGCTACCAGGTCACCGGGTTCTACGCGCCCACCGCCCGGCTCGGCACCCCCGACGACTTCAAGTACCTGGTCGACAGGCTGCACCAGGCCGGCATCGGCGTCCTCATGGACTGGGTGCCGGCGCACTTCCCGCGCGACGACTGGGCGCTGGCCGAGTTCGACGGCCGGCCCCTGTACGAGCCGGCGGACCCACGGCGGGCCGCCCACCCGGACTGGGGCACCCTGGAGTTCGACTTCGGGCGGCGCGAGGTGCGCAACTTCCTGGTCGCCAACGCCGTGTACTGGTGCGAGGAGTTCCACATCGACGGGCTGCGGGTGGACGCGGTCGCCTCGATGCTCTACCTCGACTACTCCCGCGAGCCGGGCCAGTGGGTGCCGAACGAGCACGGCGGCCGGGAGAACCTGGACGCCGTGGCGTTCCTGCAGGAGATGAACGCGACGGTCTACCGGCGGGTGCCGGGCGTGGTGACCATCGCCGAGGAGTCGACGGCCTGGGACGGCGTCACCCGGGCCACCCACCACAAGGGCCCGAGCGGCTTCGGCGGGCTGGGCTTCGGGCTGAAGTGGAACATGGGCTGGATGCACGACTCGCTCCGGTACATGACCAAGGAGCCGGTGCACCGCAAGTACCACCACCACGACATGACGTTCTCGATGGTCTACGCGTACAGCGAGAACTACGTCCTGCCCATCTCGCACGACGAGGTGGTGCACGGCAAGCGGTCGCTGGTGTCGAAGATGCCGGGCGACTGGTGGCAGCAGCGCGCCAACCACCGCGCCTACCTCGGCTTCATGTGGGCCCACCCGGGCAAGCAACTGCTGTTCATGGGCCAGGAGTTCGCCCAGGGTGCCGAGTGGTCGGAGGCGCACGGCCCGGACTGGTGGCTCCTCGACCCGGCGTACGGCGCCGCGGCCGACCACCGCGGGGTCCGCGACCTGGTCCGGGACCTCAACGCCGTCTACCGGGCCACTCCGGCCCTGTGGGAGCGCGACATCCACCCGGACGGCTTCCAGTGGATCGTGGGGGACGCCGCCGAGGACAACGTGCTGGCGTTCCTGCGCCTGGACGCGGAGGGCGCTCCGCTGCTGTCGGTCAGCAACTTCTCACCGGTCGTGCGCCACGACTACCGCCTCGGCGTCCCCGACGACATCCCCGCCTGGCACGAGGTGGTCAACACCGACGCCGCCCGCTACGGCGGCAGCGACGTCACCCGTCCCGACCCCGTCAAGCCGGAGGCCCAGGGCTGGCACGGCCGTCCCGCGAGCATCCGGCTGACGCTGCCCCCGCTGGCTACGGTGTGGCTGCGGCCTGCCTGA
- a CDS encoding maltokinase N-terminal cap-like domain-containing protein, whose translation MSEAVTHPVRAAGPGLLASLEPLLREWLPRQRWFAGKGRPVTGFSLVAATELMPPGGRLGLYHLLVQVHQPLVPVQGAVSAPGDCYQLLIGAREALPPRLAPALIGHVTEGPLAGRTVYEALYDPRPADLLLEALRSQARIGGLRFERDPGQEIRPGLVARAVTAEQSNSSVIYGDTFILKLLRRIVPGVNPDLELPLALAREACPRVPAPTAWLRAELGGEPYVLGVLQPFVQGAADGWELALRELAKGEDFSAEARALGRATAEVHTALARALPTVTLGPAQLQPLVDGMVQRLDAAAQAVPALRPFAPGLRTAFEAVAQLGVEGRIWTAQRIHGDLHLGQCLRSPAGQWTLIDFEGEPARPLAERRMPQPVLRDVAGMLRSFDYAAHSVRPGVPGWAETCRAAYCSGYAEAGGGDPRHDPVLLRAYETDKAVYEVVYEARHRPDWLPVPLSAIHRLASNPST comes from the coding sequence ATGTCGGAAGCCGTCACCCACCCCGTCCGCGCGGCCGGCCCCGGCCTCCTCGCGTCACTGGAGCCCCTGCTCAGAGAATGGCTGCCACGCCAGCGGTGGTTCGCCGGCAAGGGGCGACCGGTCACCGGGTTCTCGCTGGTGGCGGCCACCGAACTGATGCCACCGGGCGGCCGGCTCGGCCTGTACCACCTGCTGGTCCAGGTCCATCAGCCGCTCGTCCCCGTCCAGGGCGCCGTCTCGGCCCCCGGCGACTGCTACCAGCTGCTCATAGGCGCGCGCGAGGCGCTGCCGCCCCGGCTGGCGCCCGCACTGATCGGTCATGTCACCGAGGGCCCGCTCGCCGGACGCACCGTCTACGAGGCCCTGTACGACCCGCGGCCCGCCGACCTGCTCCTGGAGGCCCTGCGCAGCCAGGCCCGCATCGGCGGGCTGCGCTTCGAGCGCGACCCCGGCCAGGAGATCCGGCCCGGCCTCGTCGCCCGCGCGGTGACCGCCGAGCAGTCCAACTCGTCCGTCATATACGGCGATACGTTCATCCTGAAGCTGCTGCGCCGGATCGTGCCCGGGGTCAACCCGGACCTGGAGCTGCCCCTGGCGCTGGCCCGCGAGGCCTGCCCCCGGGTGCCCGCGCCCACCGCCTGGCTCCGCGCCGAGCTGGGCGGGGAGCCCTACGTGCTGGGCGTGCTCCAGCCGTTCGTGCAGGGTGCCGCCGACGGCTGGGAGCTGGCGCTGCGGGAGCTGGCCAAGGGCGAGGACTTCAGCGCGGAGGCGCGGGCGCTCGGGCGGGCCACCGCCGAGGTGCACACCGCGCTGGCCCGCGCCCTGCCGACCGTCACCCTCGGCCCGGCGCAGCTCCAGCCGCTGGTCGACGGCATGGTCCAACGCCTCGACGCCGCCGCCCAGGCGGTGCCCGCGCTGCGGCCGTTCGCGCCGGGGCTGCGCACCGCGTTCGAGGCGGTGGCCCAGCTCGGCGTGGAGGGCCGCATCTGGACCGCCCAGCGCATCCACGGCGACCTGCACCTCGGCCAGTGCCTGCGCTCACCGGCCGGGCAGTGGACGCTGATCGACTTCGAGGGCGAGCCGGCCAGGCCGCTGGCCGAGCGGCGGATGCCGCAGCCCGTCCTGCGGGACGTCGCCGGGATGCTGCGCTCCTTCGACTACGCCGCCCATTCCGTGCGGCCCGGGGTGCCGGGCTGGGCGGAGACCTGCCGGGCCGCGTACTGCTCCGGGTACGCGGAGGCCGGCGGGGGCGACCCGCGCCACGACCCGGTGCTGTTGCGCGCCTACGAAACGGACAAAGCGGTGTACGAAGTGGTCTACGAGGCCCGGCACCGCCCCGACTGGCTCCCGGTGCCGCTGTCGGCGATACACCGGCTGGCCTCGAACCCGTCGACCTGA